In a genomic window of Bradyrhizobium ontarionense:
- a CDS encoding methyl-accepting chemotaxis protein, with protein MRIRQVFLLSLMLGAAIGLVATLLFAWQQLGALQTARAVAADTQLLGAMVRLPEKLNLERAWINPRLASANVATADELAALQNYTRGSDEALAKARSLAQLREDLAALDAIEQRLRSLRSAALDAVVQPKQMRPETVVRDYVPQMFTVQETTGAHIDIVRRRVNAANPAVGQAARLAVLGWDLRDWAGRATTTLVRYIATRQPMVGEPAETMATFKGRLDRIWSAVKVAATEIDQKPIYAALADVESGYWARGGELYTSQVVPNRGKVLDLDPDQFLRMIFPTLDTIQPLRDAAVTEALRQSEVAIADSQFRFVLAVVLVLVNVVAAALGTWYFNARVIKPLSNLTVLIRRIADGARDVDVAYRDRTDEIGTLANAIGVLKDKSADADRLALEGAETEARREARRQKIEALTRRFGEIIDALCGRLSDAASGLKQSAEALDGSANATAARATAVAEAAAQATSGVNTVAAASEELDASMKEITRQIAEAASESGNATTQALDTTDKVRTLAGSATRIGDVVQLIRAIASQTNLLALNATIESARAGEAGKGFAVVASEVKSLASQTSKATEEIESQIAAIQNETGSTVTAIEKIAAVVNSISGVTSSVAAAVTQQSATTREMARSVQQTATGTRDVSSSIALVSAAADDTRGSARSLLDSAAILAGQATDLRREVDQFLAEVKVA; from the coding sequence ATGCGCATTCGCCAAGTCTTCCTGCTCTCGCTTATGCTCGGGGCCGCGATCGGCCTCGTCGCGACCTTGCTGTTCGCCTGGCAGCAATTGGGTGCGCTTCAGACGGCACGTGCAGTCGCCGCCGACACGCAACTGCTTGGCGCGATGGTACGCCTCCCGGAAAAGTTGAACCTGGAGCGGGCCTGGATCAACCCGCGACTGGCCTCGGCCAACGTCGCCACCGCGGATGAGCTTGCAGCGCTGCAGAACTACACGCGCGGTTCCGACGAGGCGCTGGCCAAGGCCCGCAGCCTCGCGCAGTTGCGCGAGGATCTCGCCGCACTCGATGCGATCGAGCAGAGGTTGCGCTCGCTGCGCTCTGCGGCGCTCGACGCCGTCGTGCAGCCGAAGCAGATGCGGCCTGAAACCGTCGTGCGGGACTACGTGCCGCAGATGTTCACGGTTCAGGAAACCACCGGCGCCCACATCGACATCGTCCGCCGCCGCGTCAATGCCGCCAATCCGGCGGTCGGCCAGGCTGCCCGTCTCGCCGTGCTGGGCTGGGATCTGCGCGACTGGGCCGGGCGGGCCACGACGACCCTGGTGCGCTACATCGCCACCCGTCAGCCGATGGTTGGCGAACCGGCCGAGACGATGGCGACGTTCAAGGGGCGGCTCGACCGGATCTGGTCGGCCGTGAAGGTCGCGGCGACCGAGATCGACCAGAAGCCGATCTACGCCGCACTTGCGGATGTCGAGAGCGGCTATTGGGCGCGTGGCGGCGAACTCTATACGTCGCAGGTGGTGCCGAACCGCGGCAAGGTTCTCGATCTCGATCCCGATCAGTTCCTGCGCATGATTTTCCCGACCCTCGACACGATCCAGCCGCTGCGCGACGCCGCGGTCACCGAAGCGCTGCGCCAGAGCGAGGTCGCCATTGCCGATTCGCAATTCCGCTTCGTCCTGGCTGTCGTGCTGGTGCTCGTCAATGTGGTCGCCGCCGCACTCGGCACCTGGTACTTCAACGCCCGCGTGATCAAGCCGCTCTCCAACCTGACCGTTCTCATCCGTCGCATCGCAGACGGCGCCCGCGATGTCGACGTCGCCTATCGCGACCGCACCGACGAGATCGGCACGCTCGCCAATGCGATCGGCGTCTTGAAGGACAAGTCCGCTGACGCGGACCGGCTGGCGCTCGAAGGCGCCGAGACCGAGGCGCGGCGCGAAGCGCGCCGGCAGAAGATCGAGGCGCTCACCCGTCGCTTCGGCGAAATCATCGACGCGCTGTGCGGCCGGCTGAGCGATGCCGCGAGCGGTCTCAAGCAGTCCGCCGAGGCACTCGACGGCTCAGCCAATGCCACCGCGGCGCGTGCTACGGCCGTGGCCGAAGCGGCGGCGCAGGCAACCTCCGGCGTCAACACGGTCGCGGCCGCCTCCGAGGAACTCGACGCCTCGATGAAGGAGATCACCCGCCAGATCGCGGAAGCCGCATCGGAATCCGGCAATGCCACCACTCAGGCGCTCGACACCACCGACAAGGTTCGCACCCTTGCGGGCAGCGCGACGCGCATCGGCGACGTCGTGCAGCTGATCCGCGCGATCGCCTCGCAGACCAACCTGCTGGCGCTCAATGCGACGATCGAATCGGCGCGGGCGGGCGAGGCCGGAAAGGGCTTTGCCGTCGTTGCTTCCGAGGTGAAGAGTCTCGCATCCCAGACCAGCAAGGCCACCGAGGAGATCGAGAGCCAGATCGCCGCGATCCAGAACGAGACCGGCAGCACGGTCACGGCGATCGAGAAGATCGCTGCCGTCGTCAACAGCATCAGCGGAGTCACCAGTTCGGTCGCCGCTGCGGTCACCCAGCAGAGCGCCACGACGCGGGAAATGGCCCGCAGCGTGCAACAGACGGCGACCGGCACCCGCGACGTCTCCTCGTCGATCGCGCTGGTCAGCGCGGCCGCCGACGACACCCGCGGCTCGGCGCGCTCGCTGCTCGATTCGGCTGCGATCCTCGCCGGCCAGGCCACCGACCTGCGCCGTGAGGTCGATCAGTTCCTGGCGGAGGTGAAAGTCGCCTGA
- the argB gene encoding acetylglutamate kinase, which translates to MTDAPHISPLDQARILSEALPHMQEYDDETIVIKYGGHAMGDEDTAKAFARDIVLLEQTAINPVVVHGGGPQIATMLKRLGIVSEFAAGLRITDAATIEIVEMVLAGSINKQLVGYINEAGGKAVGLCGKDGNMVRAVKATRTMVDPDSHIEKVVDLGFVGEPDKVDLTLLNQLIGYELIPVLAPLATSKDGQTFNVNADTFAGAVAGALKAKRLLLLTDVPGVLDKSKKLIPELSVKDARKLIADGTISGGMIPKVETCIYALEQGVQGVVILDGKVPHAVLLELFTNQGTGTLIHK; encoded by the coding sequence ATGACCGACGCGCCCCACATCAGCCCGCTCGATCAGGCCCGCATCCTGTCGGAAGCGCTGCCGCACATGCAGGAATATGACGATGAAACCATCGTCATCAAATATGGCGGTCACGCCATGGGCGACGAGGACACCGCGAAGGCGTTCGCGCGCGACATCGTGCTGCTCGAGCAGACTGCGATCAACCCGGTGGTCGTGCATGGCGGTGGTCCGCAGATCGCGACCATGCTGAAGCGCCTCGGCATCGTCTCCGAATTCGCCGCCGGCCTGCGCATCACCGACGCCGCCACGATCGAGATCGTCGAAATGGTGCTGGCCGGCTCGATCAACAAGCAGCTGGTCGGCTACATCAACGAGGCCGGCGGCAAGGCGGTCGGCCTGTGCGGCAAGGACGGCAACATGGTGCGCGCAGTCAAGGCGACGCGCACGATGGTCGATCCGGACAGCCACATCGAGAAGGTGGTCGATCTCGGCTTCGTCGGCGAGCCCGACAAGGTCGACCTCACTTTGCTCAACCAGCTGATCGGCTACGAGCTGATCCCGGTGCTGGCGCCGCTCGCGACCTCGAAGGACGGGCAGACGTTCAACGTCAATGCCGACACCTTCGCCGGCGCCGTGGCCGGCGCGCTGAAGGCCAAGCGGCTGCTGCTGCTGACCGACGTGCCCGGCGTGCTCGACAAGTCGAAGAAGCTGATTCCGGAGCTGTCGGTGAAGGACGCCCGCAAGCTGATCGCCGACGGCACCATTTCCGGCGGCATGATTCCGAAGGTCGAGACCTGCATCTACGCGCTCGAACAGGGCGTGCAGGGCGTGGTGATCCTGGACGGCAAGGTGCCACACGCCGTGCTGCTCGAGTTGTTCACCAACCAGGGCACGGGCACGCTGATCCACAAGTGA
- a CDS encoding DUF423 domain-containing protein, producing the protein MNRLWRMLIALAGLMGAAGVALAAKAAHEPDASRLATASTMLLFHACAVLGTVALAERGVVHRRIGLIAATGFVLGAVLFAGDLTMRQFTGDRLFPFAAPIGGSLQIASWIALAVCALWPRRG; encoded by the coding sequence ATGAACAGGCTGTGGCGGATGCTGATTGCGTTGGCCGGCCTGATGGGCGCCGCCGGCGTGGCGCTGGCGGCCAAGGCGGCGCATGAGCCCGACGCGTCGCGGCTCGCGACCGCCTCCACCATGCTGCTGTTCCACGCCTGCGCCGTGCTCGGCACGGTCGCGCTGGCTGAGCGTGGTGTCGTTCATCGGCGCATCGGCCTGATCGCGGCAACTGGGTTCGTGCTGGGGGCGGTGCTGTTTGCCGGCGACCTCACGATGCGACAGTTCACCGGCGACCGGCTGTTTCCGTTCGCAGCGCCGATCGGCGGTAGCCTGCAGATTGCGAGCTGGATTGCGCTCGCGGTCTGCGCGCTGTGGCCGCGGCGGGGATAA
- the dapE gene encoding succinyl-diaminopimelate desuccinylase → MTDALAITRDLIRCPSVTPADAGALGVLDALLKDAGFATHRVTFSEAGTADIDNLYARIGAEGPHITFAGHTDVVPPGDEAAWSLGAFSGEVKDGYIHGRGAVDMKGGIACSVAAVLDYLRSNDSKPRADGKGSISFLITGDEEDVSVNGTVKLLKWAAERGERFDHCVLGEPSNQEVMGDCIKIGRRGSQSGTLIVEGKQGHVAYPHRASNPVPDISRLIVALSDEPLDHGSAQFQPSNLEFTTVDVGNTAGNVIPGLARAKFNIRYNDCHTQDSLRALVEERLRAACGNRIRAHIDWLPSNSNVFLTKSGPFTDLAVAAIEEVTGRKPELSTTGGTSDARFISSYCPVIEFGLVGQTMHQIDERASVADIATLTKIYRGILDRYFA, encoded by the coding sequence ATGACCGATGCCCTCGCCATCACCCGCGACCTGATCCGCTGTCCCTCCGTGACGCCTGCCGACGCCGGAGCGCTCGGCGTGCTCGACGCCCTGCTGAAAGACGCGGGCTTCGCGACTCATCGCGTGACCTTCTCGGAAGCAGGCACCGCCGATATCGACAACCTCTACGCCCGCATCGGCGCCGAGGGGCCGCACATCACATTCGCCGGCCACACCGACGTGGTGCCGCCCGGTGATGAGGCGGCGTGGAGCCTCGGCGCGTTCTCCGGCGAGGTCAAGGACGGCTACATCCATGGTCGCGGCGCCGTCGACATGAAGGGCGGCATCGCCTGCAGCGTTGCAGCCGTGCTCGACTATCTGCGCAGCAACGACAGCAAGCCCCGCGCGGACGGCAAGGGCTCGATCTCGTTCCTGATCACCGGCGACGAGGAGGACGTCTCGGTCAACGGCACCGTCAAGCTGCTGAAATGGGCGGCCGAGCGCGGCGAGCGGTTCGACCATTGCGTGCTCGGCGAGCCGTCCAATCAAGAAGTCATGGGCGACTGCATCAAGATCGGCCGCCGCGGCTCGCAGTCCGGCACTCTGATCGTCGAGGGTAAGCAGGGCCATGTCGCCTATCCGCACCGCGCCTCCAATCCGGTGCCGGATATCTCCCGGCTGATCGTCGCGCTGTCGGACGAGCCGCTCGATCACGGCAGCGCGCAGTTCCAGCCGTCGAATCTCGAATTCACCACGGTCGATGTCGGCAACACCGCCGGCAACGTGATCCCGGGCCTGGCGCGGGCGAAGTTCAACATCCGCTACAATGACTGCCACACCCAGGACTCGCTGCGCGCGCTGGTCGAGGAGCGGCTGAGGGCGGCTTGTGGCAACCGCATCCGCGCCCACATCGACTGGCTGCCGTCGAACTCCAACGTGTTCCTGACCAAGTCGGGACCGTTCACCGATCTCGCGGTCGCCGCCATCGAAGAGGTCACGGGACGCAAGCCGGAGCTGTCCACCACCGGCGGCACGTCGGATGCGCGCTTCATCTCATCGTACTGCCCGGTGATCGAATTCGGCCTGGTCGGGCAGACCATGCACCAGATCGACGAGCGCGCCTCGGTCGCCGACATCGCGACCTTGACGAAGATCTATCGCGGCATTCTCGACAGGTATTTCGCCTAG
- a CDS encoding DUF1036 domain-containing protein — protein sequence MPLTSRLFLALSTILLTLLVAASPARADLKLCNRMSYVVEAAIGIDDKAATATRGWFRLDPAACRVVLQGALTADRILLHARALSLYGASPIAENGNDQLCVAADNFVIAAARQCRTGQTPAPFTQVTPTKTDDGTLIAYLAESAEYDDEQARLAGIQRLLGIAGYDVSPIDGVDGPKTQGALAAFLKSRSLASDIVSQPTFFATMVDAVQTPSPNGLTWCNDTPHKVMAAVATDDGRTVVSRGWYRIDPGKCLHPDITGQPKKVYSFAEAVDADNRTIKLKDKPLNWGGLVQLCTRENKFESSEQGDCPSRGFTATGFTAVDITRSGKTLRFALP from the coding sequence ATGCCCCTCACGAGTCGCCTCTTCCTCGCCCTGTCGACGATCCTTCTTACCCTTCTCGTTGCGGCCTCCCCTGCCCGCGCCGACCTCAAGCTCTGCAACCGCATGAGCTACGTCGTCGAGGCCGCGATCGGCATCGACGACAAGGCGGCCACCGCCACCCGAGGCTGGTTCCGGCTCGATCCTGCGGCCTGCCGCGTGGTGCTGCAGGGCGCGCTGACCGCCGATCGCATCCTGCTGCATGCGCGCGCGCTGAGCCTGTACGGCGCCTCGCCGATCGCCGAGAACGGCAATGACCAGCTGTGCGTGGCGGCCGACAATTTCGTGATCGCGGCCGCCCGGCAGTGCCGCACCGGCCAGACACCGGCGCCGTTCACGCAGGTCACGCCGACCAAGACCGACGACGGCACGCTGATCGCCTATCTCGCCGAAAGCGCCGAATATGACGACGAGCAGGCGCGGCTCGCCGGCATCCAGCGGCTGCTCGGCATCGCCGGCTATGACGTCTCACCGATCGACGGTGTCGACGGACCGAAGACGCAAGGCGCGCTCGCGGCGTTCCTGAAGAGCCGCAGCCTGGCGTCGGACATCGTCTCGCAGCCGACCTTCTTCGCCACCATGGTGGACGCGGTGCAGACGCCGTCGCCCAACGGGCTGACCTGGTGCAACGACACTCCGCACAAGGTGATGGCGGCGGTCGCGACCGACGACGGCAGGACCGTGGTCAGCCGCGGCTGGTACCGCATCGATCCCGGCAAATGCCTGCATCCCGACATTACCGGCCAGCCGAAGAAGGTCTACAGTTTCGCCGAAGCCGTGGACGCCGACAACCGCACCATCAAGCTCAAGGACAAGCCGCTGAACTGGGGCGGGCTGGTGCAGCTGTGCACCCGTGAAAACAAGTTCGAGAGCTCCGAGCAGGGCGATTGCCCGAGCCGCGGCTTCACCGCGACAGGCTTCACGGCGGTCGACATCACCCGCAGCGGCAAGACGCTGCGGTTTGCACTGCCGTGA
- a CDS encoding DUF805 domain-containing protein gives MDWTWFLFRFHGRINRARLWLSLLVVLCWMAFVAALVAGAGRLLGGPTAFSFNLTDIFAVLDPDTFRGLTRADIVPAAFHVILTPLFVWAFAAGAIKRLHDRDRSGWWTVPFFVVPGLINQYAERIPGTNLPAIVGGAGALLSLWGFVELYCLAGDPWPNRFGPNPLPKVRSSERSGRPRPSAPAWDQHKELEFTPHVASPPLAEAAISSTSPPAK, from the coding sequence ATGGACTGGACCTGGTTTCTGTTCCGCTTCCACGGCCGGATCAACCGCGCCAGGCTCTGGCTGTCGTTGCTGGTGGTCCTGTGCTGGATGGCCTTCGTCGCCGCGCTGGTGGCCGGCGCAGGCAGACTGCTGGGCGGCCCGACGGCCTTCAGCTTCAATCTGACCGACATTTTCGCGGTCCTCGACCCCGACACTTTCCGTGGCCTGACCCGCGCCGATATCGTCCCGGCCGCCTTCCACGTCATCCTCACCCCCTTGTTCGTCTGGGCGTTTGCCGCAGGCGCCATCAAGCGGCTGCATGACCGCGACAGGAGCGGCTGGTGGACGGTGCCGTTCTTCGTCGTTCCCGGGCTGATCAACCAATACGCGGAGCGCATCCCCGGCACGAACCTTCCCGCGATCGTCGGCGGCGCCGGCGCCCTGCTCTCGCTGTGGGGCTTCGTCGAATTGTACTGCCTTGCCGGCGATCCCTGGCCCAATCGCTTCGGGCCCAACCCGTTGCCGAAGGTCCGATCCAGCGAGCGCTCCGGCCGGCCAAGACCGTCCGCGCCCGCCTGGGATCAGCACAAGGAGCTGGAATTCACCCCGCACGTTGCGAGCCCGCCCCTGGCGGAAGCGGCAATTAGCAGCACTAGCCCGCCGGCAAAATAG
- the truA gene encoding tRNA pseudouridine(38-40) synthase TruA, translating to MPRYKLTIEYDGTPFCGWQLQPTLPSVQGALEAAVRATCGVATRVHGSGRTDAGVHATGQVAHCDIEKEFRPDKLRDALNAHLRPNPIAVLGAETVPDTFEARFSARKRHYRYRIVNRRSNLALEAGRVWRVPQRLDSEAMHAAAQRLIGKHDFTTFRDTECQAKSPEKTLDQLDVVRDGDAVTILTSARSYLHSQVRSMVGSLVWVGQGRWTADDLAAALAARNRAACGVVAPPEGLYLVRVDY from the coding sequence ATGCCCCGCTACAAGCTCACCATCGAATATGACGGCACGCCGTTCTGCGGCTGGCAGCTGCAGCCGACGCTGCCGTCGGTGCAGGGGGCGCTCGAGGCTGCGGTGCGGGCGACCTGCGGTGTAGCAACCCGCGTGCACGGCTCGGGGCGCACTGACGCCGGCGTTCACGCCACCGGTCAGGTCGCGCATTGCGACATCGAAAAAGAGTTCAGGCCGGACAAATTGCGCGACGCGCTCAACGCCCATCTGCGGCCAAACCCGATCGCGGTGCTCGGTGCCGAGACCGTGCCCGACACGTTCGAAGCGCGGTTCTCGGCCAGGAAGCGGCACTATCGCTACCGCATCGTCAATCGCCGCTCCAATCTTGCCTTGGAGGCGGGCCGTGTCTGGCGCGTGCCGCAGCGGCTCGATTCGGAGGCGATGCATGCGGCCGCACAGCGCCTGATCGGCAAGCATGATTTCACGACGTTCCGCGACACCGAATGTCAGGCGAAATCGCCGGAGAAGACACTCGATCAGCTCGACGTCGTCAGAGACGGCGATGCGGTGACGATCCTCACCTCGGCGCGCTCCTACCTGCACAGCCAGGTGCGCTCGATGGTCGGCTCGCTGGTATGGGTCGGGCAGGGCCGCTGGACCGCGGACGATCTTGCCGCCGCGCTCGCCGCGCGCAACCGCGCCGCCTGTGGCGTCGTCGCGCCGCCGGAGGGACTCTATTTGGTCAGAGTCGACTACTGA
- the fmt gene encoding methionyl-tRNA formyltransferase codes for MPLRLIFMGTPDFAVPTLLELAGHGHEIAAVYTRAPKPGGRRGLALQPTPIETEARRLGIPVFTPKTLRTEDALAEFRAHQADAAVVVAYGMILPQAILDAPRLGCYNLHASLLPRWRGAAPINRAVMAGDAETGVMVMKMDVGLDTGDVAMAERLAITDAMTASDLHDRLARIGADLMVRAMAALERGGLTLTAQAEDGVTYAAKIDKAEARIDWTKPAHAVLRHIHGLSPFPGAWSEITLDGEAVRLKILRCERAAGTGTPGTVLDEQLTIACGDGAIRIVELQRAGKAPMKAVDFLRGTRVAPALRFG; via the coding sequence ATGCCCCTTCGTCTGATCTTCATGGGCACGCCCGACTTCGCCGTGCCGACCCTGCTAGAGCTCGCCGGCCACGGCCACGAGATCGCGGCGGTGTATACGCGTGCGCCGAAGCCCGGCGGCCGCCGTGGCCTGGCGCTGCAGCCGACGCCGATCGAGACCGAGGCGCGCCGGCTCGGCATTCCCGTGTTCACGCCGAAGACGCTGAGGACCGAGGATGCGCTGGCCGAGTTCCGCGCGCATCAGGCCGATGCGGCCGTCGTCGTCGCCTATGGCATGATCCTGCCGCAGGCCATTCTCGATGCGCCGAGGCTCGGCTGCTACAATCTTCACGCCTCGCTGCTGCCGCGCTGGCGCGGCGCCGCGCCGATCAACCGGGCCGTCATGGCCGGTGATGCCGAGACGGGCGTCATGGTCATGAAGATGGACGTTGGCCTCGATACCGGCGATGTCGCGATGGCCGAGCGCCTCGCGATCACCGACGCGATGACGGCGTCCGATCTGCACGACCGGCTGGCGCGGATCGGCGCCGACCTGATGGTGCGGGCGATGGCGGCGCTGGAGCGCGGCGGGCTCACGCTGACTGCGCAGGCCGAGGACGGCGTCACCTACGCCGCCAAGATCGACAAGGCGGAAGCGCGGATCGACTGGACGAAGCCGGCCCACGCGGTGCTGCGCCACATCCACGGCCTGTCGCCGTTTCCGGGCGCCTGGAGCGAGATCACGCTCGACGGCGAGGCGGTCCGCCTGAAGATCCTGCGTTGTGAGCGGGCAGCCGGGACGGGCACGCCCGGCACTGTTCTGGACGAGCAGCTCACCATCGCCTGCGGCGACGGTGCCATCCGCATCGTCGAGCTGCAACGTGCCGGCAAGGCGCCGATGAAGGCTGTCGACTTTCTCCGCGGGACGCGCGTCGCGCCGGCGCTGCGCTTCGGGTGA
- a CDS encoding pyrimidine 5'-nucleotidase produces the protein MTQPRAFGHIDTWVFDLDNTLYPHHVNLWQQVDARIGEFVSNWLKVDAPEARRIQKDYYRRYGTTMRGMMTEHGVHADDFLAYVHKIDHSPLEPNPAMGAAIEKLPGRKLILTNGSVDHVDAVLARLGIAGHFHGVFDIIAAELTPKPARETYDKFLKLHAVDPTRSAMFEDLARNLVVPHDLGMTTVLVVPDGTKEVVREDWELSGRDDPHVDHVTDDLTGFLQRLVTA, from the coding sequence ATGACCCAGCCCCGTGCCTTCGGCCATATCGACACCTGGGTGTTCGATCTCGACAACACACTGTATCCGCATCACGTCAATCTGTGGCAGCAGGTCGATGCGCGCATCGGCGAGTTCGTGTCGAACTGGCTGAAGGTCGATGCACCGGAGGCGCGGCGCATCCAGAAGGACTACTACCGCCGCTACGGCACGACGATGCGCGGCATGATGACCGAGCATGGCGTGCACGCCGACGACTTCCTGGCCTACGTGCACAAGATCGACCACTCGCCGCTGGAGCCGAACCCGGCGATGGGGGCGGCGATCGAGAAGCTGCCGGGGCGCAAGCTGATCCTGACCAACGGCTCGGTCGACCATGTCGACGCGGTGCTGGCGCGGCTCGGCATCGCCGGGCATTTCCACGGTGTGTTCGACATCATCGCCGCCGAGCTGACGCCGAAGCCGGCGCGCGAGACCTACGACAAATTCCTCAAGCTCCACGCTGTCGATCCGACGCGGTCCGCGATGTTCGAGGACCTCGCCCGCAACCTCGTCGTCCCCCACGACCTCGGCATGACCACGGTGCTGGTGGTGCCGGACGGCACCAAGGAGGTCGTGCGCGAGGACTGGGAGCTGTCGGGCCGCGACGACCCGCATGTCGACCATGTCACGGATGATCTGACCGGGTTCTTGCAGCGGCTGGTGACCGCATAG
- the yihA gene encoding ribosome biogenesis GTP-binding protein YihA/YsxC, with product MTTSHDTDERLIEKGRKLFAQSWRFTHASPSIESLPPMGSLEVAFAGRSNVGKSSLINALTGQNALARTSHTPGRTQELIFFEGPEYAPLRLVDMPGYGYAAAAKTKVASWTELIHQFLLGRTSLARVYVLIDARHGLKEVDQEILKTLDRSAVSYQLILTKADQIKPAELASRIAETEAALAKHPAAFPQVLATSSRSATGMPELRAAITRLLEERGA from the coding sequence ATGACCACCAGCCACGACACCGACGAGCGCCTGATCGAAAAAGGCCGCAAGCTGTTCGCCCAATCGTGGCGCTTCACCCACGCCTCGCCGTCGATCGAGAGCCTGCCCCCGATGGGGAGCCTCGAAGTCGCCTTCGCCGGCCGCTCCAATGTCGGCAAGTCCAGCCTGATCAACGCGCTGACCGGCCAGAACGCGCTGGCGCGCACCTCGCACACGCCGGGCCGCACCCAGGAGCTGATCTTCTTCGAGGGACCTGAATATGCGCCGCTGCGGCTGGTCGACATGCCAGGCTATGGCTACGCCGCCGCGGCGAAGACCAAGGTCGCGTCCTGGACCGAGCTCATCCACCAGTTCCTGCTCGGGCGCACATCTCTCGCCCGCGTCTATGTGCTGATCGACGCCCGCCACGGGCTGAAGGAGGTCGATCAGGAGATTCTCAAGACTCTCGACCGATCCGCGGTCAGCTATCAGCTGATCCTGACCAAGGCCGACCAGATCAAGCCGGCCGAGCTTGCGAGCCGGATCGCCGAGACCGAGGCTGCGCTCGCCAAGCACCCGGCGGCGTTCCCGCAGGTGCTGGCGACCTCGTCGCGATCCGCGACCGGCATGCCGGAACTGCGCGCGGCGATCACGCGGCTGCTGGAGGAGCGCGGCGCATGA
- the dapD gene encoding 2,3,4,5-tetrahydropyridine-2,6-dicarboxylate N-succinyltransferase — protein sequence MSLSALESAINSAFDARDGISTTTKGEVRDAVESALELLDKGEARVAERGSDGKWSVNQWLKKAVLLSFRLNDMSVIPGGPGQAAWWDKVPSKFEGWGENRFRDAGFRAVPGAIVRRSAFIARNVVLMPSFVNLGAYVDEATMVDTWSTVGSCAQIGKRVHISGGVGIGGVLEPLQAGPVIIEDDCFIGARSEVAEGVVVRKGAVLSMGVFLGASTKIVDRETGEVFVGEVPEYAVVVPGALPGKPMKNGQIGPSTACAVIVKRVDERTRSKTSINELLRD from the coding sequence ATGTCACTGTCCGCCCTGGAATCCGCCATCAACAGCGCCTTCGACGCCCGCGACGGCATCTCGACCACCACCAAGGGCGAGGTTCGCGACGCCGTGGAGAGCGCGCTGGAGCTGCTCGACAAGGGCGAGGCGCGGGTCGCCGAGCGCGGCTCGGACGGCAAATGGAGCGTGAACCAGTGGCTGAAGAAGGCCGTGCTGCTGTCGTTCCGCCTCAACGACATGAGCGTCATCCCCGGCGGCCCCGGCCAGGCGGCGTGGTGGGACAAGGTGCCCTCGAAGTTCGAGGGCTGGGGCGAGAACCGCTTCCGCGACGCCGGCTTCCGCGCCGTGCCCGGCGCGATCGTGCGTCGCTCGGCCTTCATCGCCCGGAACGTCGTGCTGATGCCGTCTTTCGTCAATCTCGGCGCCTATGTCGACGAGGCGACCATGGTCGACACCTGGTCGACGGTCGGCTCCTGCGCCCAGATCGGCAAGCGTGTGCACATCTCCGGCGGCGTCGGCATCGGCGGCGTGCTGGAGCCGCTGCAGGCAGGTCCCGTGATCATCGAGGATGACTGCTTCATCGGCGCCCGATCGGAGGTTGCCGAGGGCGTGGTCGTGCGCAAGGGCGCGGTGCTGTCGATGGGCGTGTTCCTGGGCGCCTCGACCAAGATCGTCGACCGCGAGACCGGCGAGGTGTTCGTCGGCGAGGTGCCGGAATATGCCGTCGTGGTGCCGGGCGCGCTGCCGGGCAAGCCGATGAAGAACGGCCAGATCGGCCCGTCGACCGCCTGCGCCGTCATCGTCAAGCGCGTCGACGAGCGGACCCGCTCCAAGACCTCGATCAACGAGCTGCTGCGCGACTGA